The Elaeis guineensis isolate ETL-2024a chromosome 13, EG11, whole genome shotgun sequence genome includes a region encoding these proteins:
- the LOC105058476 gene encoding zinc-finger homeodomain protein 1 — protein MDFDDHDEPEEEIGLPVGSGYEPPLGNSGRGGGGGKVSGLGGVGGGGGEGGMVAVGGTGAPGNRKVSGGGGGRYRECLKNHAVSIGGHAVDGCGEFMAAGEEGTLDALRCAACSCHRNFHRKETEGGVAPGAGVIGAEYHPQFSPYYRTPAGYLHHHHHHMAAAAAAAQQQQQHRPAPLALPSTSGGGGHMREEQEDISNPMMGGGGMGGSGGGGASGSGKKRFRTKFTQEQKDKMLAFAEKVGWRIQKHDEAAVQQFCDETCVKRHVLKVWMHNNKHTLGKKP, from the coding sequence ATGGACTTCGACGACCACGACGAGCCAGAGGAGGAGATCGGGCTGCCGGTGGGATCCGGCTACGAGCCACCTCTGGGGAATTCCGGCAGAGGCGGCGGAGGCGGGAAGGTGAGCGGCCTCGGAGGCGTCGGCGGCGGAGGAGGGGAAGGGGGGATGGTGGCGGTCGGGGGGACGGGGGCGCCGGGTAACCGGAAGGTGAGCGGTGGAGGGGGAGGGAGGTACAGAGAGTGCCTCAAGAACCACGCAGTGAGTATCGGGGGGCATGCGGTGGATGGGTGCGGGGAGTTCATGGCGGCGGGAGAGGAGGGGACTTTGGACGCGCTGCGCTGCGCCGCCTGCAGCTGCCATCGGAACTTCCACCGGAAGGAGACTGAGGGCGGCGTCGCCCCCGGAGCCGGCGTGATCGGGGCGGAGTACCACCCCCAGTTCTCCCCTTACTACCGGACGCCGGCGGGGTACctgcaccaccaccaccaccacatgGCGGCGGCGGCAGCTGCCGCGCAGCAACAACAGCAGCACCGGCCGGCGCCGCTGGCGCTTCCATCGACTTCCGGCGGCGGGGGGCACATGAGGGAGGAGCAGGAGGATATCTCGAACCCGATGATGGGCGGCGGAGGCATGGGCGGCAGCGGGGGAGGGGGGGCATCGGGGTCGGGGAAGAAGAGGTTCCGGACCAAGTTCACGCAGGAGCAGAAGGACAAGATGCTGGCATTCGCGGAGAAGGTGGGGTGGCGGATCCAGAAGCACGATGAGGCGGCGGTGCAGCAGTTCTGCGACGAGACGTGCGTGAAGCGCCACGTGCTCAAGGTCTGGATGCACAACAACAAGCACACGCTGGGTAAGAAACCCTAG